The genomic segment CCGGTATCGCCGCAGCGTTCGCGCAACACCCCGAACAGCGCGAAGCACGTCGAGCCCGGTAGCGGCACCCCGCCCCGGCACCCGGCCGGCGAAGCCGGGTCAGCGGGCGGGGCGCAGGCGCAGCGCGGCCGGGGCGGAGCGTGGCACGACCGGATCGGACGGCGGTACCGGCTCGACCGGGCGGTACCCGGCACCCAGCGGCGGGCGCGGGTCGGGCGCACCCCGGTTCGGCCACAGCGACACCGCGCGTTCGGCCTGCGCGGTGATCGTCAGCGACGGGTTGACGCCGAGGTTCGCCGACACCGCCGCACCGTCCAGCACGTGCAGCCCGGGATGCCCGTACACCCGCTGGTACGCGTCGACGACGCCGCGCTCGGGGTCGGCGCCGATCGGGCAACCGCCGAGGATGTGCGCGGTCAGCGGGATGTTGAAGATCTCGCCCCAGCTGCCGCCGGGCACCCCGTCGATCAGCTCGGCGAGCCGCCGTACCGCCTCGTTGCCGGCCGGGATCCAGCCCGGGTTCGGTTCGCCGTGCCCCTGGCTGCTGGTCAGCCCGCCGAACGGGCCGCGCCGGCGCCGCACCGTCAGCGAGTTGTCCAGCGACTGCATGACCAGCGCGATGATGGTGCGCTCGGACCAGCGCCGGGTGGAGATGCCCCGGGCCAGCGTGCCCGGGTGCCGGGCCGCCTCGGCCAGCCACTTCAGCGACCGGGGCAGCCGGCCGCCACCGTCGGTGAGCAGCGTCTGCAGCAGGCCCATCGCGTTCGACCCGTGCCCGTACCGGACCGGCTCGATGTGGGTGTCCGGGTCGGGATGGAACGAGCTGGTGATGGCCACCCCGCGGGTGAAGTCGACGTCCGGCCGGTTCGACTTGGCGCCGACGATCGACTCGGAGTTGGTCCTGGTCAGGGTGCCGAGCGCGGGCGACAGCTCGGGCAGCACGCCGGTGTCGCGCAGCTCGTGCAGCAGCCGCTGGGTCCCGAGCGCGCCGGCCGCGAACACGACCTGGTCGGCGGCGAACACCCGCCGGTTGGCGGCCGACCCGACCGATCCGGTCCGCGTCGTCTCGACCCGGTAGCCGCCACCGGGCCGCGGCCGTACCGCGGTGACGGTGCTCATCGGGAAGACCCGCGCGCCGGCCCGTTCGGCCAGGTAGAGGTAGTTCTTCACCAACGTGTTCTTCGCGTTGTGCCGGCAGCCGGTCATGCACTCGCCGCACTGCAGGCAGCCGTTGCGGGCCGGACCGGCACCACCGAAGTAGGGATCCTCGGCGGACTCACCCGGAGTACCGAAGAAGACACCGACCGGCGCGTTGTGGAACGTGTCGCCGACCCCCATCTGCCCGGCGACCGTGCGCATCGCCCGGTCCGACGGCGTCTCCCCCACGTACGGCACCACGCCGAGCATCCGTTCCGCCTGGTCGTAGTGCGCTGCGAGCTCGGCCGACCAGTCGGTGATGTCGGCCCACTGCGGGTCGGCGAAGAACCGCTCCGGCGGCCGGTACAGCGTGTTCGCGTAGACCA from the Actinocatenispora thailandica genome contains:
- a CDS encoding FAD-dependent oxidoreductase; translated protein: MTEPIAGFDVVIVGSGFGGSVAALRLTEKGYRVAVVEAGRRFADDEFPETSWRLRRFLWAPRLRCYGIQRITLLRNVLVLSGAGVGGGSLVYANTLYRPPERFFADPQWADITDWSAELAAHYDQAERMLGVVPYVGETPSDRAMRTVAGQMGVGDTFHNAPVGVFFGTPGESAEDPYFGGAGPARNGCLQCGECMTGCRHNAKNTLVKNYLYLAERAGARVFPMSTVTAVRPRPGGGYRVETTRTGSVGSAANRRVFAADQVVFAAGALGTQRLLHELRDTGVLPELSPALGTLTRTNSESIVGAKSNRPDVDFTRGVAITSSFHPDPDTHIEPVRYGHGSNAMGLLQTLLTDGGGRLPRSLKWLAEAARHPGTLARGISTRRWSERTIIALVMQSLDNSLTVRRRRGPFGGLTSSQGHGEPNPGWIPAGNEAVRRLAELIDGVPGGSWGEIFNIPLTAHILGGCPIGADPERGVVDAYQRVYGHPGLHVLDGAAVSANLGVNPSLTITAQAERAVSLWPNRGAPDPRPPLGAGYRPVEPVPPSDPVVPRSAPAALRLRPAR